A section of the Cutibacterium granulosum genome encodes:
- a CDS encoding FeoA family protein, whose amino-acid sequence MVAQVLETPITPIDTPAQPTKVVPLSSLRPGEHGTICAMDGSCDPAICHRLQLLGFGTGRTISKTRQAPMGGPMVFQVCHVNMCLRRAQADMIMVEVDSDQTCDLT is encoded by the coding sequence ATGGTCGCACAGGTACTCGAGACGCCGATCACTCCGATCGACACACCTGCCCAACCGACGAAGGTCGTGCCGCTGAGCAGCCTGCGTCCCGGTGAGCACGGGACGATCTGCGCCATGGATGGATCCTGCGATCCAGCCATCTGCCACCGTCTGCAGCTGCTCGGATTCGGCACCGGACGCACCATCTCCAAGACGCGTCAGGCACCGATGGGTGGTCCGATGGTGTTCCAGGTGTGTCACGTCAACATGTGTCTGCGCCGCGCGCAGGCCGACATGATCATGGTCGAGGTCGACAGCGACCAGACCTGCGATCTCACCTGA
- the feoB gene encoding ferrous iron transport protein B: MGSPNGGKTSIFNQLTGLHAKTGNYPGVTVSRSEGVARIHDHTFAIEDLPGTYSLSPISPDEQVVVDVLDGRMDQVSAPDALVVVADATALRRSLLLLAEVLPRHLPTAVVVTMTDELRRRQGSLDVTALSQALGVPVVAVVANRGIGIGELRNLLTTWHDWGRPPLDPPSRSSELAGWVDSVLDTAGYEDPDPDSRTERIDKVLLHPVWGTIVFFAVMFLFFQALFAWAAPLQDAVEGFFDWLASLVGEHVGNPILASLLGDGILGGVGAVLTFVPQILLMYLLLALLDAVGYMSRAAFLMDKVMSRAGLEGRAFVAMLSSFACAIPGIMATRTIPSAKDRIATMLSAPLATCSARLPVYVLLVGILVPAGSSLGPVSVRGLVLFGMYLLGALSAMLAARVVKKITDRSGTLLPFYMEMPPYRIPTPRSVGMAMWEPTKAFLRKAGTIIMGATIVIWALTTFPLRSDAEMTAAGVDPSDEVAATAYNMEHSAAAKVGKAIEPVFAPQGFDWRVNISLIGSMAAREVAVSTLGQVASASDPEDDVSVSESVQKWTYTDGPHQGEKVFTPDTTIAMLIFFAFALQCVATIGILKRESGGWKWPAIAFGYMFVLAWVGSSLAAIITRVVM; this comes from the coding sequence ATCGGCTCGCCCAACGGCGGCAAGACATCCATCTTCAACCAGCTCACCGGACTGCACGCCAAGACCGGCAACTATCCCGGCGTGACGGTCTCGCGCAGCGAAGGCGTCGCCAGGATCCACGACCACACCTTCGCCATCGAGGATCTGCCCGGCACCTACTCCCTGAGCCCCATCTCCCCCGACGAGCAGGTCGTCGTGGACGTCCTGGATGGCAGGATGGACCAGGTGAGCGCCCCGGACGCCCTTGTCGTCGTCGCCGACGCCACCGCCCTGCGCCGCTCCCTGCTGCTGCTCGCCGAGGTGCTGCCACGCCATCTGCCGACCGCCGTCGTCGTCACCATGACCGACGAGCTGCGCCGCCGTCAGGGATCCCTCGACGTGACAGCCCTCAGCCAGGCTCTCGGTGTGCCGGTGGTTGCCGTCGTCGCCAACCGAGGCATCGGCATCGGCGAGCTGCGCAACCTGCTGACGACTTGGCACGACTGGGGTCGTCCACCACTCGACCCCCCGAGCAGGTCCTCCGAACTGGCCGGGTGGGTGGACTCCGTGCTCGACACCGCTGGTTACGAGGACCCCGACCCGGACTCTCGCACCGAGCGCATCGACAAGGTGCTGCTGCACCCGGTGTGGGGCACGATCGTCTTCTTCGCCGTGATGTTCCTGTTCTTCCAGGCCCTGTTCGCCTGGGCCGCACCGCTGCAGGACGCCGTGGAAGGATTCTTCGACTGGCTCGCCTCCCTGGTGGGCGAGCATGTCGGCAACCCGATCCTGGCCAGTCTGCTGGGCGACGGCATCCTCGGCGGCGTCGGGGCGGTACTCACCTTCGTGCCGCAGATCCTGCTCATGTACCTGCTGCTGGCCCTGCTGGACGCGGTGGGGTACATGTCGCGTGCCGCATTCCTCATGGACAAGGTCATGAGCCGAGCCGGGCTGGAGGGGCGGGCCTTCGTCGCCATGCTCTCCTCGTTCGCCTGCGCCATCCCGGGCATCATGGCCACCCGAACGATCCCGTCGGCCAAGGACCGCATCGCCACGATGCTCAGCGCTCCCCTGGCCACCTGTTCGGCACGTCTGCCGGTGTACGTCCTGCTCGTGGGCATCCTCGTGCCTGCCGGGTCGAGCCTGGGGCCGGTGAGTGTGCGTGGCCTGGTGCTGTTCGGCATGTATCTGCTCGGTGCCCTCTCGGCGATGCTTGCCGCCCGAGTCGTGAAGAAGATCACCGACCGCTCCGGCACCCTGCTGCCGTTCTACATGGAGATGCCGCCGTACCGCATCCCCACCCCGCGTTCGGTGGGCATGGCGATGTGGGAGCCCACCAAGGCCTTCCTGCGCAAGGCCGGGACGATCATCATGGGGGCAACCATCGTCATCTGGGCACTGACGACCTTCCCGCTGCGCAGTGACGCCGAGATGACGGCTGCCGGGGTCGATCCGAGTGACGAGGTGGCTGCCACCGCGTACAACATGGAACACTCCGCCGCAGCCAAGGTCGGCAAGGCCATCGAGCCGGTCTTCGCCCCACAGGGCTTCGACTGGCGCGTCAACATCTCCCTCATCGGGTCGATGGCAGCTCGCGAGGTCGCCGTGTCCACCCTGGGTCAGGTCGCCTCGGCCTCCGATCCCGAGGACGACGTCTCGGTGAGCGAGTCGGTGCAGAAGTGGACCTACACCGACGGACCACACCAGGGTGAGAAGGTCTTCACACCCGACACGACGATCGCCATGCTCATCTTCTTCGCCTTCGCCCTGCAGTGCGTCGCCACGATCGGCATTCTCAAACGCGAGTCCGGGGGCTGGAAGTGGCCCGCCATCGCCTTCGGGTACATGTTCGTGTTGGCATGGGTGGGATCGTCACTGGCCGCCATCATCACCCGAGTGGTCATGTGA
- a CDS encoding NifU family protein, translating to MAEQVVAIHPESTPDSQTLRWVVSHRRLPFVGTVSSAPGLDELTGVVQKVTARTDSLLVTLAAGRSWQQDGSAVRSALGRALSETARWQGGDDSRELDDDAALAMFATELIDGPIGEIARAHGGSIELVSVNKGVVSVRMSGACRGCPAAAITMHQRLEHQLRRRFPDLREVVEVGGPVAARPLPLSFAPGRINHG from the coding sequence ATGGCCGAGCAGGTCGTCGCCATCCACCCCGAGTCCACCCCGGATTCACAGACCCTGCGCTGGGTGGTCTCGCACCGCAGACTGCCATTCGTGGGGACGGTGAGCTCGGCTCCCGGACTGGACGAGCTCACCGGGGTGGTGCAGAAGGTCACGGCACGCACCGACTCGCTGCTCGTCACCCTGGCGGCGGGACGCTCCTGGCAGCAGGATGGGTCGGCGGTGCGGTCGGCGCTGGGGCGGGCCCTGTCCGAGACCGCCAGGTGGCAGGGTGGTGACGACTCCCGGGAACTCGACGACGATGCCGCCCTGGCCATGTTCGCCACCGAACTCATCGACGGACCGATCGGGGAGATTGCCCGGGCGCATGGCGGGTCCATCGAGCTCGTGTCGGTGAACAAGGGTGTGGTGTCGGTACGCATGAGCGGGGCCTGCCGAGGCTGTCCGGCGGCTGCCATCACCATGCACCAGCGTCTCGAACATCAACTGAGACGCCGGTTCCCCGATCTGCGGGAGGTCGTCGAGGTGGGCGGACCAGTCGCGGCACGTCCACTGCCACTCTCGTTTGCGCCCGGACGGATCAACCACGGCTGA
- a CDS encoding DUF2017 family protein gives MLNLAVDGFRAILLGSDDSTSGSVMELNDLTWPDELMGPGELMGSGGFMGPGSLLPDDPAHVNDSVHGGARPGEVRDGEGPDDPAGPDDPFQLWERQMTQAEGRAIGGLHQDAFPDDPEQNERFHRRHDDELRNEHLADLDAVQRDLRALADGPLKINDEVLLRWIRTFSTARVGIAQWLGIVDETSASMVEESAAQGILAPQYGVYEWLGYVTEFLVEMLQQDG, from the coding sequence GTGCTGAATCTGGCCGTGGACGGTTTCCGTGCGATTCTGCTCGGGTCGGACGACTCGACGTCCGGCTCCGTCATGGAGCTCAACGATCTCACGTGGCCTGATGAATTGATGGGACCTGGTGAATTGATGGGGTCCGGTGGGTTCATGGGGCCGGGCAGTCTGCTCCCGGATGATCCGGCACACGTCAATGATTCCGTGCACGGGGGTGCACGACCCGGCGAGGTGCGTGACGGCGAGGGTCCGGACGACCCGGCAGGCCCGGACGATCCGTTCCAGTTGTGGGAACGGCAAATGACACAGGCTGAGGGCCGTGCCATCGGAGGTCTCCATCAGGACGCCTTTCCCGACGATCCGGAACAGAACGAACGTTTCCACCGACGTCATGACGATGAGCTGCGCAACGAACACCTCGCCGATCTCGACGCCGTCCAGCGGGACCTGCGTGCCCTGGCGGACGGCCCCCTCAAGATCAACGACGAGGTCCTGCTGCGCTGGATACGTACCTTTTCCACCGCCCGGGTGGGGATCGCCCAGTGGCTGGGCATCGTTGACGAGACCAGCGCCAGCATGGTTGAGGAATCGGCGGCGCAGGGAATCCTCGCTCCCCAGTACGGGGTCTACGAGTGGCTGGGCTACGTCACCGAGTTCCTCGTCGAGATGTTGCAGCAGGACGGCTGA
- the clpS gene encoding ATP-dependent Clp protease adapter ClpS yields MPLAFPSIRVRQQPQHDLERDHEWVTIVWDDPVNLMSYVTMVFMRHFGYSRDKADQLMLAVHHEGRAVVSRGTREKMEADVVAMHRYGLRATMSNGE; encoded by the coding sequence ATGCCTCTGGCCTTTCCCAGCATCCGAGTACGGCAACAGCCCCAGCACGACCTCGAGCGGGACCATGAATGGGTGACGATCGTGTGGGACGACCCGGTCAACCTCATGAGCTACGTCACCATGGTCTTCATGCGCCATTTCGGGTACAGCCGTGACAAGGCTGACCAGCTCATGCTCGCCGTTCATCACGAGGGGCGAGCGGTGGTCTCGCGCGGCACGAGGGAGAAGATGGAGGCCGACGTCGTCGCCATGCATCGCTATGGGCTGCGCGCAACGATGAGCAACGGGGAGTGA
- a CDS encoding nicotinate phosphoribosyltransferase, translated as MSTSLLTDHYELTMVEAAMRSGTAFRRCVFELFPRQLPPGRRYGVVAGTGRALEALATFHFDPDEVDFLTRTGVVGAQMADWLKDYHFSGSISGYAEGDLYFPGSPLLTVEGTFAEACLLETLLLSIYNHDSAVASAASRMTLMAEGRPIIEMGSRRTHEESAVAAARAAWIAGFGPTSNLAAGYRYGVPTSGTAAHAFTLLHDNESDAFTAQLAAYGRDTTLLVDTYDIEAGVREAVRLTDGELGAVRIDSGDLTIVARQVRDLLDDLGATSTRVIVTSDLDEWQIAALRGAPVDGYGVGTSVVTGSGEPTCSFVYKMVARATDENPDSPLVPVAKKSAHKSTVGGRKYAVRRRDDEGIAQVEIIGVDTPVATAGLDRDLLVELVRDGQIVGAEPLARARERHRRSVEELPMSGRRISRGEQAIPTVMVHGEGPDAVLGASLE; from the coding sequence ATGTCCACCTCACTGCTCACCGACCACTACGAACTGACGATGGTCGAGGCCGCAATGCGCTCGGGCACGGCCTTTCGCCGCTGTGTCTTCGAACTCTTCCCGCGCCAGCTGCCACCCGGCCGACGCTACGGTGTCGTCGCCGGTACCGGACGTGCCCTGGAGGCCCTCGCCACCTTCCACTTCGACCCGGACGAGGTGGATTTCCTCACCCGCACCGGAGTGGTTGGCGCCCAGATGGCCGACTGGCTCAAGGACTACCACTTCTCCGGCTCCATCAGCGGATATGCCGAGGGAGACCTCTACTTCCCCGGTTCACCACTGCTCACCGTCGAGGGCACCTTCGCCGAGGCGTGCCTGTTGGAGACCCTGCTGCTGTCCATCTACAACCACGACTCCGCGGTCGCCTCGGCGGCGTCCCGCATGACGCTCATGGCCGAGGGACGCCCGATCATCGAGATGGGGTCGCGCCGCACCCACGAGGAGTCTGCCGTGGCAGCGGCTCGGGCCGCCTGGATCGCTGGTTTCGGGCCCACCTCCAACCTGGCTGCCGGATACCGCTACGGGGTGCCCACCTCCGGCACCGCGGCACACGCCTTCACCCTGTTGCACGACAACGAGTCCGACGCCTTCACCGCCCAGCTGGCCGCCTACGGGCGCGACACGACCCTGCTGGTGGACACCTACGACATCGAGGCGGGTGTGCGTGAGGCGGTGCGGCTCACCGACGGTGAGCTCGGTGCGGTGCGCATCGACTCCGGGGACCTCACCATCGTCGCCCGGCAGGTACGCGACCTGCTCGACGACCTGGGCGCGACGTCGACCCGGGTCATCGTCACCTCCGACCTCGACGAGTGGCAGATCGCCGCGCTGCGCGGTGCCCCGGTGGACGGCTACGGGGTCGGCACCTCGGTGGTCACCGGATCGGGCGAACCGACCTGCTCGTTCGTCTACAAGATGGTGGCACGAGCCACCGACGAGAACCCCGACTCACCGCTGGTGCCGGTGGCCAAGAAGTCGGCCCACAAGTCGACGGTGGGAGGCCGCAAGTACGCGGTACGTCGTCGCGACGACGAGGGAATCGCCCAGGTGGAGATTATCGGCGTCGACACGCCGGTCGCCACCGCCGGGTTGGATCGCGACCTGCTCGTCGAACTCGTGAGGGACGGGCAGATCGTCGGGGCCGAACCGTTGGCCAGGGCACGGGAACGTCACCGTCGCTCCGTCGAGGAACTGCCGATGTCTGGTCGACGCATCTCGCGTGGTGAACAGGCCATCCCCACCGTCATGGTGCATGGCGAGGGCCCGGATGCCGTACTGGGCGCATCGTTGGAGTGA
- a CDS encoding HU family DNA-binding protein codes for MTKSELIKAIAKKSSLTEAQTNDVVKALTNVITEALASGDKVQLPGLFTAEAVERPARNGRNPRTGEAMTIPAHRAVKISASSTLKKAVAE; via the coding sequence ATGACCAAGTCCGAGCTCATCAAGGCCATCGCGAAGAAGTCCTCACTCACCGAGGCTCAGACCAACGACGTCGTCAAGGCCCTCACCAATGTCATCACCGAGGCCCTTGCCTCCGGTGACAAGGTCCAGCTGCCCGGCCTGTTCACCGCCGAGGCTGTCGAGCGTCCCGCCCGCAACGGTCGCAACCCGCGCACCGGCGAGGCCATGACCATCCCGGCCCACCGGGCCGTGAAGATCTCGGCGTCCAGCACCTTGAAGAAGGCCGTCGCCGAGTGA
- the malQ gene encoding 4-alpha-glucanotransferase translates to MALSDPALGELADRFGISTQFYDWKGRHTQVGEQTVIAILAEFGVDASTPERARAVAQRVRDDHWRRIVQPCVVLRAGQEGRVDVHVPAGAPVSLRIVGEDGNDHLPWQVDNWNPDRPIDGRMIGEATFGIPGNLPLGYHELIVTIGTHDADGSEADGGIHATATSTIIVTPNRVGLPRRMGASRVWGYAAQLYSVRSHHSWGLGDLTDLADLCTWSASQGAGYLLTNPLHAAEVAGRMEPSPYLPSSRLFVNPIYIRPELIAEYHDLNQYDASIIESLRTTTLDDDPQALLDRDRTWQAKSQALELIHRVDMSASRRMAFTAFRVARGRRLEDFATWCLLSELHGSDWHDWPAELHDPHGAAVARVRREHADRIDFHMWLQWIADQQLSTVQSSGTDAGMPVGLICDLAVGVNGSGADAWMLNGLFAREMNVGAPPDPFNQAGQDWGQPPMRPDVLEQMAYAPLREMVSSALRHAGGVRIDHIMGLFRLWWVPRGLGPRHGAYVRYNHEAMVGVVALEAYRAGALVIGEDLGTVEPWVRDHLASRGILGTSIMWFETGPDGRPKQPQQWREHAMSSVTSHDLPPTSSYLRGDHVELRDRLGLLTESVDEERENARRERETWLASLRQQGVLEADEDDPEQVTLAMHTLLTRTPSKVINATLTDAVGDPRTQNLPGTEDEYPNWRVPLSGPDGEPVYLEDLYSSDRAARMAKVLRG, encoded by the coding sequence ATGGCCCTGTCAGATCCCGCGCTCGGTGAACTCGCCGATCGATTCGGCATCTCGACACAGTTCTACGACTGGAAGGGACGACACACGCAGGTCGGTGAGCAGACCGTCATTGCCATCCTCGCCGAGTTCGGCGTCGACGCATCCACCCCGGAGCGTGCGCGTGCGGTGGCGCAACGGGTGCGTGATGACCACTGGCGACGCATCGTGCAGCCCTGTGTTGTCCTGCGTGCAGGGCAGGAAGGTCGGGTCGACGTCCATGTGCCGGCCGGTGCGCCGGTGAGCCTGCGAATCGTCGGTGAGGACGGCAACGACCACCTGCCCTGGCAGGTGGACAACTGGAACCCGGATCGTCCGATCGACGGGCGGATGATCGGCGAGGCCACCTTCGGCATTCCGGGAAACCTGCCACTGGGCTACCACGAACTCATCGTCACGATCGGCACACACGACGCCGATGGCAGTGAGGCGGACGGCGGGATCCACGCGACGGCCACCTCCACCATCATCGTCACCCCCAACCGGGTGGGGCTGCCTCGTCGCATGGGTGCGTCGCGCGTGTGGGGATATGCAGCGCAGCTGTACTCGGTGCGATCCCACCACTCGTGGGGGCTGGGTGATCTCACCGACCTGGCAGATCTGTGCACGTGGTCGGCCAGCCAGGGGGCGGGATACCTGCTCACCAACCCGTTGCATGCCGCCGAGGTGGCCGGACGGATGGAGCCCTCACCGTACCTGCCCAGCAGCCGGCTGTTCGTCAATCCGATCTACATCCGCCCCGAACTCATCGCCGAGTACCACGACCTCAACCAGTACGATGCCTCCATCATCGAGTCGTTGCGCACGACGACCCTTGACGACGATCCCCAGGCCCTGTTGGATCGCGATCGCACCTGGCAGGCCAAGTCGCAGGCCCTGGAGCTCATCCACCGAGTCGACATGTCTGCGTCGCGTCGGATGGCCTTCACCGCGTTCCGGGTGGCTCGGGGACGACGTCTGGAGGACTTCGCCACATGGTGCCTGCTCTCCGAGTTGCATGGTTCCGACTGGCACGACTGGCCCGCCGAGCTGCACGATCCCCACGGGGCTGCCGTGGCTCGGGTGCGCCGCGAACATGCCGACCGGATCGACTTTCACATGTGGTTGCAATGGATCGCCGACCAGCAGCTCTCGACGGTCCAGTCGTCCGGCACGGATGCCGGGATGCCGGTCGGGCTCATCTGTGACCTTGCCGTCGGGGTCAACGGATCGGGTGCCGATGCATGGATGCTCAACGGACTGTTCGCCCGTGAGATGAACGTTGGAGCCCCACCGGACCCGTTCAACCAGGCCGGCCAGGACTGGGGGCAACCGCCAATGCGTCCGGACGTGCTGGAGCAGATGGCCTACGCGCCACTGCGTGAGATGGTCTCGAGCGCCCTGCGTCACGCCGGCGGTGTCCGTATCGACCACATCATGGGGCTGTTCCGTCTGTGGTGGGTGCCCAGGGGGCTGGGCCCACGGCACGGAGCCTACGTACGGTACAACCATGAGGCCATGGTGGGCGTCGTGGCCCTGGAGGCGTACCGGGCCGGTGCGCTGGTCATCGGTGAGGACCTGGGCACGGTCGAGCCGTGGGTGCGGGACCATCTCGCTTCCCGGGGGATCCTGGGGACGTCGATCATGTGGTTCGAGACCGGCCCGGACGGTCGTCCCAAGCAGCCGCAGCAGTGGCGGGAACATGCCATGAGCTCGGTGACCTCCCACGACCTGCCACCCACGAGCAGTTATCTGCGCGGTGACCACGTCGAGCTGCGCGACCGGCTGGGGCTGCTCACCGAGTCGGTGGACGAGGAGCGTGAGAATGCACGGCGAGAGCGCGAGACGTGGCTTGCCAGTCTCAGACAGCAGGGCGTCCTGGAAGCCGATGAGGACGATCCGGAACAGGTGACTCTCGCCATGCACACCCTGCTCACCCGTACCCCGTCGAAGGTCATCAATGCGACCCTCACCGATGCCGTGGGGGACCCGCGCACCCAGAACCTTCCGGGCACCGAGGACGAGTACCCCAATTGGCGGGTGCCCCTGTCGGGGCCGGATGGCGAACCGGTGTACCTGGAGGATCTCTACTCCAGTGATCGGGCGGCCCGCATGGCCAAGGTGCTACGCGGCTGA
- a CDS encoding RDD family protein, with protein MSNDRFSTGAPHRRADDDSTGRAQSGGSSSASSSGQANLPPMGWYPDPAGGPGERYWDGTSWTRNLRDAPEPQPATMPESLAALQPAAPRRVQDGRPTPAQQQVPSSRPDPRPSRWGSTEDGFELAGWWRRVAATIIDFVIIAVVVMASLNHEVTDAAHEYARFMQWANDQVAAGKTPTLNPQQIASQFHFIDPMTTLITAYVIAQAVYQFIMLSACAASVGQLVMRMRVIPNGQGRSHRRLPVLRALARALGWSLVEMFNQFLIVLTPISYLMPLFQRRRQTLHDLIAGTQVITVPRHDDPNH; from the coding sequence GTGAGCAATGACCGATTCAGCACCGGAGCGCCCCATCGACGTGCCGACGACGACAGCACCGGCCGAGCTCAAAGCGGTGGATCCTCCTCGGCATCCTCGTCGGGCCAGGCGAACCTGCCCCCGATGGGGTGGTACCCCGATCCAGCGGGTGGCCCGGGGGAGCGATACTGGGACGGCACGTCGTGGACGCGCAACCTGCGTGATGCACCAGAACCGCAGCCCGCGACGATGCCGGAGTCACTGGCCGCCCTGCAACCAGCAGCACCCAGGCGCGTCCAGGATGGTCGGCCCACACCTGCCCAGCAGCAGGTGCCGTCATCTCGCCCCGATCCCCGTCCCAGCAGGTGGGGGAGCACCGAGGACGGGTTCGAGCTCGCCGGGTGGTGGCGCAGGGTGGCGGCCACGATCATCGACTTCGTCATCATCGCCGTGGTCGTCATGGCGAGTCTCAACCATGAGGTCACCGATGCCGCCCACGAGTACGCCAGATTCATGCAGTGGGCCAACGACCAGGTGGCTGCCGGGAAGACTCCCACGCTGAATCCGCAGCAGATCGCCAGTCAATTCCACTTCATCGATCCCATGACGACCTTGATCACCGCATACGTCATTGCCCAAGCGGTGTACCAGTTCATCATGCTCTCGGCCTGTGCAGCGTCGGTCGGTCAGCTCGTCATGCGTATGAGAGTCATCCCCAACGGTCAGGGGCGTTCCCATCGACGACTACCGGTGCTGCGTGCACTGGCTCGAGCGCTGGGGTGGTCACTGGTGGAGATGTTCAACCAGTTCCTCATCGTCCTCACGCCAATCAGCTACCTCATGCCGCTGTTCCAGCGACGTCGCCAGACCCTGCACGACCTCATCGCCGGTACCCAGGTCATCACGGTGCCGCGGCACGACGACCCGAACCATTGA
- a CDS encoding DUF3039 domain-containing protein: MSTQLAPGSQSAVEEKTQPSFEDGDAERFSHYVPKAKLTDAIVNGTPVVALCGKVWVPSRNPDKFPVCPDCKEIWESMNPGN, encoded by the coding sequence ATGAGTACCCAACTGGCACCCGGTTCCCAGAGCGCAGTCGAGGAGAAGACCCAGCCGAGCTTCGAGGACGGTGACGCAGAGCGCTTCTCGCACTACGTCCCCAAGGCCAAACTCACCGATGCCATCGTCAACGGCACACCGGTCGTCGCCCTGTGCGGCAAGGTGTGGGTACCCAGCCGCAACCCGGACAAGTTCCCGGTCTGCCCGGACTGCAAGGAGATCTGGGAGTCGATGAACCCTGGGAACTGA
- the aroQ gene encoding type II 3-dehydroquinate dehydratase has translation MSRMVWVLNGPNLGRLGRRQPEIYGSMSHDELVDHVQHTADRLGLDVVVRQTDSEAQMIGWLHEAADRRIPVVINPAAWSHYNIAIADAVAQVEAPVIEVHLSNTARREEFRHHSVVSAYVTGSITGLGISGYDLALRYLASGDAI, from the coding sequence GTGAGCAGAATGGTCTGGGTGCTCAACGGCCCCAATCTTGGCCGGCTCGGCCGGCGTCAACCTGAGATCTACGGGTCGATGAGCCATGACGAACTCGTCGACCATGTGCAGCACACTGCGGACCGGCTCGGGCTGGACGTGGTGGTGCGCCAGACCGACTCGGAGGCGCAGATGATCGGGTGGCTCCACGAGGCCGCCGATCGGAGGATCCCGGTCGTCATCAATCCGGCGGCGTGGAGCCACTACAACATCGCCATTGCCGATGCCGTGGCACAGGTGGAGGCCCCGGTCATCGAGGTGCATCTGAGCAACACGGCGAGGCGCGAGGAGTTCCGACACCACAGCGTCGTGTCGGCCTACGTCACCGGTAGCATCACCGGGCTGGGAATCTCCGGGTACGACCTGGCACTGCGCTACTTGGCCTCAGGCGACGCCATCTGA
- a CDS encoding Trm112 family protein, translating to MLRSTKTTQPTQIPQTPEALDLAPQFLEVVACPSCHSTFALDYDSGELVCSSPSCGLAFEVHDGVPDLRIDAARRPETGEDDEPTRISSIRPE from the coding sequence ATGCTCCGGTCCACCAAGACCACTCAGCCCACCCAGATTCCCCAGACGCCTGAGGCCCTTGACCTGGCTCCCCAGTTCCTCGAGGTGGTGGCCTGCCCCTCGTGCCATTCCACCTTCGCCCTCGACTACGACAGTGGTGAACTGGTCTGCTCCTCACCTTCCTGCGGACTGGCCTTCGAGGTGCATGACGGAGTCCCGGACCTGCGTATCGACGCTGCTCGTCGTCCCGAGACCGGGGAGGACGACGAACCCACCCGCATCAGTTCGATTCGTCCTGAGTGA
- a CDS encoding DUF3499 domain-containing protein: MATLTYVYAESSAVLGPLSPEQHPGGYDLCSEHSGELTVPKGWELIRLPGVDGTEDEHEPDDIMALARAVREIGMLDDEIVPTSGDATAESHGVPNMAGVTVLGRRGHLAVIADRDSVR, translated from the coding sequence GTGGCCACCCTGACCTATGTCTATGCCGAGTCCTCGGCAGTCCTGGGCCCGCTGTCCCCGGAGCAGCATCCGGGCGGCTACGACCTGTGCAGCGAACACAGTGGTGAACTCACGGTCCCCAAGGGGTGGGAACTCATTCGTCTCCCCGGTGTCGACGGCACCGAGGATGAGCACGAACCCGACGACATCATGGCCCTGGCCCGAGCCGTGCGCGAGATCGGCATGCTCGACGACGAGATCGTCCCCACCAGCGGCGACGCAACGGCAGAGTCCCACGGCGTGCCCAACATGGCTGGGGTGACCGTCCTGGGACGACGAGGTCACCTCGCAGTCATCGCCGACCGCGACTCCGTGCGCTAA
- a CDS encoding metallopeptidase family protein, whose amino-acid sequence MSTRRDRHGRGPRGPVVLPREHGGVTRRLRPTRNEFFQLCVAQSAQRILESCPGVLSQVIIGIEDVPGATEWTQGRVPLASAQDPDGRSPAKVVLYRRPLELRAATRPGLAILVHRTLVEQLSALTGFPVSVIDPHEDGMI is encoded by the coding sequence ATGAGCACCCGACGAGATCGTCACGGCCGTGGGCCACGCGGGCCAGTCGTCCTACCGCGGGAACATGGTGGGGTGACCAGGCGTCTGCGACCCACCCGCAACGAGTTCTTCCAGCTGTGTGTTGCACAATCGGCCCAGCGCATCCTCGAGAGCTGCCCCGGCGTGCTCAGTCAGGTGATCATTGGGATCGAGGACGTCCCGGGCGCCACCGAATGGACCCAAGGGCGCGTCCCCCTGGCCAGTGCGCAGGACCCGGACGGACGTTCCCCGGCCAAGGTCGTGCTCTACCGTCGTCCGCTGGAACTGCGCGCCGCCACCCGCCCGGGGCTGGCGATCCTCGTGCACCGCACCCTCGTGGAGCAGTTGTCGGCACTCACCGGCTTTCCGGTCTCGGTCATCGATCCCCACGAGGATGGCATGATCTGA